A window from Mycobacterium saskatchewanense encodes these proteins:
- a CDS encoding alpha/beta fold hydrolase, protein MVIEIARPKLEGNIAVGEDRQIGFAEFGDPQGRAFFWLHGTPGARRQIPTEARLYAENNKIRLIGLDRPGIGSSTPHRYENIRAFGDDLRTIADTLGIDKLAVIGLSGGGPYALASAAVLPDRVVAAGVLGGVAPFLGDEGITSGLMNLGKRVAPLLRLGGDPLRIGASLMVRAIRPIANPALYLYAAMSPEGDRRLLTRPEFGAMFLDDLLNGSRKQLAAPFNDIILFTRDWGFRLDEVKVPVRWWHGDHDHIVPFSHGEHVVSLLPDCELIVLPGESHLGGLGRGEEILSTLMKIWDEQ, encoded by the coding sequence ATGGTCATCGAGATCGCCCGTCCCAAGCTGGAGGGCAACATCGCGGTCGGCGAGGACCGACAGATCGGCTTCGCCGAATTCGGTGACCCGCAGGGGCGGGCGTTCTTCTGGCTGCACGGCACCCCGGGCGCCCGCCGCCAGATTCCCACCGAAGCCCGCCTGTATGCCGAGAACAACAAGATCCGGCTGATCGGCCTGGACCGCCCTGGGATCGGCTCGTCGACGCCGCACCGGTACGAGAACATCCGCGCGTTCGGCGACGACCTCCGCACGATCGCCGACACCCTGGGCATCGACAAGCTGGCCGTCATCGGCCTGTCGGGCGGCGGTCCGTACGCGCTCGCGTCCGCCGCTGTCCTGCCCGACCGGGTGGTGGCGGCCGGCGTGCTCGGCGGCGTCGCACCCTTCCTCGGCGATGAAGGGATCACCAGCGGGCTGATGAACCTCGGGAAGCGGGTGGCGCCGCTGCTGCGGCTTGGCGGCGACCCGCTTCGCATTGGCGCGAGCCTGATGGTCCGGGCCATCCGGCCGATCGCGAATCCGGCGTTATACCTGTATGCCGCCATGTCTCCCGAAGGTGACCGGCGCCTGCTCACCCGGCCCGAGTTCGGGGCCATGTTCCTCGACGACCTGCTCAACGGCAGCCGCAAGCAGCTGGCCGCCCCCTTCAACGACATCATCCTGTTCACCCGAGACTGGGGCTTCCGGCTCGACGAGGTCAAGGTCCCCGTCCGCTGGTGGCACGGCGACCACGACCACATCGTCCCGTTCTCCCACGGGGAGCACGTCGTGTCCCTGCTGCCCGACTGCGAGCTGATCGTGCTGCCGGGCGAGAGCCACCTGGGTGGGCTCGGCCGCGGCGAGGAGATCCTGTCCACCCTGATGAAGATCTGGGACGAGCAGTAA
- a CDS encoding MaoC family dehydratase — protein sequence MTTAASRTTRSTLRWADIEIGDQVTPLEIPITTTMIVAGAIASRDFMPVHHDRDYANEQGSPNLFMNILTSNGYCVRFLTDWAGPEAMVKNLSIRLGVPCFPDDPLRFTGSVTGKTAGSGGENFVEVAFKASNSLGDHVSGTAVLSLLDGAGA from the coding sequence ATGACCACCGCCGCATCACGCACGACCCGAAGCACCCTGCGGTGGGCCGACATCGAAATCGGCGATCAGGTGACGCCGCTGGAGATCCCGATCACCACGACGATGATCGTCGCCGGCGCCATCGCGTCGCGCGACTTCATGCCCGTGCACCACGACCGTGACTACGCCAACGAGCAGGGCTCGCCCAACCTGTTCATGAATATCCTGACCAGCAACGGGTACTGCGTGCGTTTCCTCACCGACTGGGCCGGCCCCGAAGCGATGGTCAAGAATCTCTCGATTCGCCTTGGCGTGCCGTGCTTTCCCGACGATCCGCTGCGCTTCACCGGCAGCGTGACCGGAAAGACGGCGGGATCCGGCGGCGAGAACTTCGTCGAGGTGGCGTTCAAGGCCTCCAACAGCCTCGGTGACCACGTCTCGGGCACCGCGGTCCTCAGCCTGCTGGACGGGGCGGGCGCATGA
- a CDS encoding TetR/AcrR family transcriptional regulator: protein MTADTRELIVVSAYACFRQHGLQKTTIVDVARTARVSRSTIYEYFSDKAAIVEACAEHASERFYREMSKAMDQGGSLEEKLSRAAVFVTQARRAMASGKYFDEDAISLLLTKDAGVLLRECVDFFAPYLSAARLTGEVRKDLDVGAAAEWFARILFSLFSTPSSTLDLDDPDITADFVRAHVVRGFAGDRPRPRRGQ, encoded by the coding sequence ATGACCGCCGACACCCGCGAACTCATCGTTGTGTCCGCCTACGCCTGCTTCCGGCAGCACGGATTGCAGAAGACGACGATCGTCGATGTCGCTCGCACCGCCAGGGTCTCGCGCAGCACCATCTACGAATACTTCAGCGATAAAGCCGCCATCGTCGAGGCGTGCGCCGAGCACGCCTCCGAGCGGTTCTACCGGGAGATGTCCAAGGCGATGGACCAGGGCGGCTCGCTCGAGGAAAAGCTCAGCCGCGCCGCGGTGTTCGTCACCCAGGCGCGGCGGGCCATGGCGTCCGGGAAGTACTTCGACGAGGACGCGATCAGCCTGCTGCTGACCAAGGACGCCGGCGTGCTGCTACGGGAATGCGTCGACTTCTTCGCGCCGTACCTCTCCGCGGCCCGGCTGACCGGCGAGGTCCGGAAGGATCTCGACGTCGGGGCCGCCGCCGAGTGGTTCGCGCGCATCCTGTTCTCGTTGTTCAGCACACCGTCGTCGACCCTGGATCTCGACGATCCGGACATCACCGCGGATTTCGTGCGCGCCCACGTGGTGCGCGGATTCGCCGGTGATCGCCCGCGACCGCGCCGCGGTCAGTAG
- a CDS encoding PGAP1-like alpha/beta domain-containing protein — translation MRRLLALVAAMLATATMVMGCGRSGVGAPRAVVIVSGGDATSPFTTPDQACATGLAAGNTDTAIREYLLKQGYKVFTSPAMAGRGQVVDQSGFGPFGVCPITLPDNMTVNSTGSIDTAGEHLARFLAYLHTDEGIDDVDLVGHSMGGLYSRAALRVLTTTSSPVHIRSLTTIGTPWQGSHLSDYANDITPLTDCAGDPFCENAMKNFKSEVLRLMSGSGREVNQAYLMGRDGWNQAQAGVLDKVPVVLIGGEKFTRAGQVNPTVWPNDGIVPLRSALAVDLADAVLPHRHCYTFDDTHSIYVSNEAGLDWKTALTWDPQVFDVLHTALEDAPKALAGANRQGCP, via the coding sequence GTGCGACGACTTCTGGCGCTCGTCGCCGCGATGCTGGCCACGGCGACGATGGTGATGGGCTGTGGCCGCTCAGGCGTCGGTGCCCCGCGGGCGGTGGTGATCGTCTCCGGCGGCGACGCGACGAGCCCCTTCACCACGCCGGACCAGGCCTGCGCCACCGGGTTGGCGGCGGGCAACACCGACACCGCGATCCGCGAGTACCTGCTCAAACAGGGCTACAAAGTGTTCACCTCACCGGCGATGGCCGGCCGCGGTCAGGTCGTGGACCAGAGCGGCTTCGGCCCGTTCGGGGTCTGCCCAATCACGCTGCCCGACAATATGACCGTGAATTCCACCGGCAGCATCGACACCGCCGGGGAGCACTTGGCACGGTTCCTGGCCTATCTGCATACCGACGAGGGCATCGACGATGTCGACCTCGTCGGTCACTCGATGGGCGGGCTGTACTCGCGCGCGGCGCTGCGCGTGCTGACGACCACGAGCTCCCCGGTGCACATCCGGTCCCTGACCACGATCGGCACGCCGTGGCAGGGTTCCCACCTCTCCGACTACGCCAACGACATCACCCCACTGACGGACTGCGCGGGCGACCCGTTTTGCGAAAATGCGATGAAGAACTTCAAAAGCGAGGTATTGCGCCTGATGTCGGGTTCCGGCCGCGAGGTCAACCAGGCGTACCTGATGGGCAGGGACGGCTGGAACCAGGCCCAGGCCGGCGTGCTCGACAAAGTTCCGGTGGTGCTGATCGGCGGCGAGAAGTTCACCAGGGCGGGGCAGGTCAACCCTACGGTGTGGCCCAACGACGGCATCGTGCCATTGCGCAGCGCCCTCGCGGTCGACCTCGCCGATGCGGTGTTGCCGCACCGGCATTGCTACACGTTCGACGACACACATAGCATCTACGTATCCAACGAGGCCGGCCTGGACTGGAAGACGGCGCTCACCTGGGACCCGCAGGTATTCGACGTCCTGCACACCGCCCTCGAGGACGCGCCGAAGGCGCTCGCGGGCGCCAACCGCCAGGGCTGCCCCTGA
- a CDS encoding lipid-transfer protein, with translation MSRTLPGSCAIAGIGQTEFSKESGRSELQLACEAVSAALDDAGLAPSDVDGMVTFTMDSSDEIEVAKSVGIGDLSFFSRVPHGGGAAAGTVVHAAMAVATGVAEVVVCYRAFNERSGMRFGGSGRTDLGTPPFMANYAPFGLLTPAAWVALHAQRYMSTYGVTNEHFGRIAVVDRAHAAKNPDAWFYQRPITLEDHQKSRWIVAPVLRLLDCCQESDGGVALVVTSAARARDLRRPPAVITAAAQGAAAEGEMMTSYYRDDITGLPEMGVVAARLWRDSGLKPADIQTAFIYDHFTPFVFTQLEELGFCGRGEAKDFATIERLSLGGELPINTNGGLLGEAYIHGMNGITEAVRQIRGTSHNQVDNVEHVLVTSGTGVPTSGLILAPSG, from the coding sequence ATGAGCCGCACGCTGCCGGGCAGCTGCGCCATCGCGGGCATCGGGCAGACGGAGTTCTCCAAGGAGTCCGGCCGCAGCGAGCTCCAATTGGCTTGCGAGGCAGTCAGTGCCGCTCTCGACGACGCCGGCCTGGCGCCCTCCGACGTCGACGGCATGGTCACCTTCACCATGGACTCCAGCGACGAGATCGAGGTGGCGAAGAGCGTCGGCATCGGTGACCTGTCGTTCTTCTCCCGCGTGCCGCACGGCGGCGGGGCGGCGGCCGGCACCGTGGTGCACGCGGCCATGGCCGTCGCGACCGGGGTGGCCGAGGTGGTGGTGTGCTACCGCGCGTTCAACGAGCGCTCGGGCATGCGCTTCGGCGGCAGCGGGCGCACGGATCTGGGCACTCCCCCGTTCATGGCGAACTACGCGCCGTTCGGCCTGCTCACCCCGGCGGCGTGGGTCGCGCTGCACGCCCAGCGCTACATGTCGACGTACGGGGTGACGAACGAGCACTTCGGCCGGATCGCCGTCGTCGACCGCGCGCACGCCGCCAAGAATCCCGATGCCTGGTTCTACCAGCGGCCCATCACGCTCGAGGACCATCAGAAGTCGCGCTGGATCGTCGCACCCGTGCTGCGATTGCTGGACTGCTGCCAGGAGAGCGACGGCGGGGTGGCGCTTGTGGTGACCAGTGCCGCACGCGCGCGCGACCTCCGGCGGCCGCCGGCGGTGATCACCGCGGCCGCCCAGGGCGCCGCCGCCGAGGGCGAGATGATGACCAGTTACTACCGCGACGACATCACGGGCCTACCGGAGATGGGCGTGGTCGCCGCACGGCTCTGGCGGGATTCGGGCCTCAAGCCCGCGGACATCCAAACCGCCTTCATCTACGACCATTTCACCCCGTTCGTGTTCACACAGCTCGAGGAGCTCGGCTTCTGCGGCCGCGGCGAGGCGAAGGACTTCGCGACCATCGAGCGGCTGTCGCTGGGCGGGGAGCTGCCGATCAACACCAATGGCGGCCTGCTGGGTGAGGCATACATCCACGGGATGAACGGCATCACCGAGGCCGTGCGCCAGATCCGCGGCACCTCGCACAACCAGGTCGACAACGTCGAACACGTCCTCGTCACGTCGGGGACCGGGGTGCCCACCAGCGGGCTGATCCTCGCGCCCAGCGGGTGA
- a CDS encoding aldehyde dehydrogenase family protein translates to MADLQSPGSLVDAYGLYIDGGWVDPEVGRYEDVSPATEATIGTAPDASVGQVGDAIAAARRAFDHGPWSAMGPDGRARCLNQLGDALLKHADEFFALSQAEWGCIANERVMQVDGAAHMSQHAARLAAQLADEPITGIGAGTTLLRHEPLGVVSILTPWNFPHCLNVMKVNNALAAGNTVVLKPSPLTPLAGLALARMIDEYTDIPPGVVNVVTPSGVDAAKLLTTDPRVDMVSFTGSSAVGCQVMSAAGATMKRILLECGGKSASIVLDDAELTDDMLRRMLFDCCSLHAGQACILHSRLLLPDSLHDDVVDRLVALARDVKVGDPTDPDVQMGPLISADQRRRVEDHVARALDDGAELATGGGRPSGLDVGFYVEPTILTGVEPDSAIAQEEVFGPVLSVLRYRDEEEAVAIANNSRYGLSGAVWGRDVHRAVAVARRIRTGQVAVNGVSPGEAPFGGFKLSGFGREGGGIVGLHQYMEPNAIGVPA, encoded by the coding sequence ATGGCCGACCTACAGAGTCCGGGGTCCCTTGTCGACGCCTATGGGCTCTATATCGACGGCGGCTGGGTCGATCCGGAGGTCGGCCGCTACGAAGACGTCTCCCCGGCCACCGAGGCGACGATCGGCACCGCGCCCGATGCGAGCGTCGGCCAAGTCGGCGACGCTATCGCCGCCGCACGCCGCGCGTTCGACCACGGCCCGTGGTCGGCAATGGGGCCCGACGGCCGCGCCCGCTGCCTCAACCAGCTCGGTGACGCGCTCCTCAAGCACGCCGACGAGTTCTTCGCGCTGTCCCAGGCGGAATGGGGCTGCATCGCCAACGAGCGCGTGATGCAGGTCGACGGCGCCGCCCACATGTCCCAGCACGCCGCCCGGCTCGCCGCGCAGCTGGCCGACGAGCCCATCACGGGAATCGGCGCCGGGACGACGCTGCTGCGCCACGAGCCCCTCGGCGTCGTGTCGATCCTGACGCCGTGGAACTTCCCACACTGCCTGAACGTCATGAAGGTGAACAACGCGCTGGCCGCGGGCAACACCGTCGTCCTCAAGCCGTCGCCGCTGACGCCGCTCGCCGGGCTCGCGCTCGCGCGGATGATCGACGAGTACACCGATATCCCGCCCGGCGTGGTCAACGTCGTCACCCCGTCGGGCGTCGATGCCGCCAAGCTGCTCACCACCGACCCACGCGTCGACATGGTCAGCTTCACCGGCAGCTCCGCTGTCGGCTGCCAGGTCATGTCCGCGGCGGGTGCCACCATGAAGCGCATCCTGCTGGAGTGCGGCGGGAAGTCGGCGAGCATCGTGCTCGACGACGCCGAGCTGACCGATGACATGCTCCGCCGGATGCTCTTCGACTGCTGCTCGCTGCACGCCGGCCAGGCGTGCATCCTGCACAGCAGGCTGCTGCTGCCCGATTCGCTGCACGACGACGTCGTCGACCGATTGGTCGCGCTCGCCCGGGACGTGAAGGTGGGCGACCCGACCGATCCCGACGTGCAGATGGGGCCCCTGATCAGTGCGGACCAGCGCCGGCGCGTCGAGGACCACGTCGCGCGGGCGCTCGACGACGGGGCGGAGCTGGCCACCGGCGGCGGGCGCCCGAGTGGGTTGGACGTCGGGTTCTACGTCGAGCCGACCATCCTCACCGGGGTCGAGCCGGACTCGGCCATCGCTCAGGAGGAGGTGTTCGGGCCGGTGCTCTCGGTGCTCCGCTACCGCGACGAGGAGGAGGCCGTCGCCATCGCCAACAACTCACGCTACGGCCTGTCCGGAGCGGTGTGGGGGCGGGACGTGCACCGCGCCGTCGCGGTGGCGCGCCGCATCCGTACAGGGCAGGTCGCGGTGAACGGCGTCAGCCCGGGGGAAGCGCCGTTCGGTGGGTTCAAATTGAGCGGGTTCGGCCGGGAGGGCGGCGGCATTGTCGGCCTGCATCAGTACATGGAGCCGAACGCGATCGGCGTGCCCGCCTGA
- a CDS encoding Zn-ribbon domain-containing OB-fold protein, translating to MASRLAPAIGPDNAFFWDGLREHRLLIQRCGGCGALRHPSRPMCPKCRSLDWDAVESSGRGTVYSYVMPLEPRFPFFDYPYVVALVELDEGVRLVSNLCDVDPADVTVGMPVEVYYQTFDNDLVLHQFRPAGKGDR from the coding sequence ATGGCGTCCCGATTGGCACCGGCGATCGGCCCGGACAACGCCTTCTTCTGGGACGGGCTCCGCGAGCACAGGCTGCTCATCCAGCGCTGCGGCGGCTGCGGCGCGCTGCGCCACCCGTCCCGGCCCATGTGCCCCAAGTGCCGGTCGCTGGACTGGGATGCCGTCGAGTCCTCGGGGCGCGGCACCGTCTACAGCTACGTCATGCCGCTGGAGCCGAGGTTCCCGTTCTTCGACTATCCCTACGTCGTCGCGCTTGTGGAGCTCGACGAAGGGGTGCGGCTGGTTTCCAACCTCTGCGACGTCGACCCCGCCGATGTCACGGTTGGGATGCCGGTCGAGGTGTACTACCAGACCTTCGATAACGACCTTGTGCTGCACCAGTTCCGGCCGGCCGGGAAGGGAGATCGATGA
- a CDS encoding proline dehydrogenase family protein — translation MAGVFTSTIRPAIMAASRRPGLRRAAEGLPVTRRVVHRFVSGETIDSALDSVAALRDSGRYVSVDYLGEDVCLAADAAAAVHVYLELIDSLSRFGDRAEPRPLEVSLKLSALGRSLDRDGEKIARDNAWTICEAAQRAGVWVTVDAEDHATTDSTLAIVRELRADFGWLGVVLQAYLRRTLHDCEEFAAAGARIRLCKGAYDEPASVAYRDRGAVTDSYLRCLRVLMAGSGYPMVASHDPAVIGAVPALAAEFDRGADSFEYQMLYGIRDDEQRRLAASGNRVRVYVPFGTQWYGYFMRRLAERPANLAFFLRALTH, via the coding sequence ATGGCCGGCGTGTTCACCAGCACCATTCGCCCGGCCATCATGGCGGCCAGCCGGCGACCGGGGTTGCGCCGGGCCGCCGAGGGGCTGCCGGTTACCCGCCGCGTGGTGCACCGCTTCGTATCCGGTGAAACCATCGACAGCGCACTGGACAGCGTTGCCGCCCTGCGTGATTCGGGCCGTTATGTCAGTGTCGACTACCTGGGTGAGGACGTGTGCCTAGCCGCCGACGCCGCCGCGGCGGTGCACGTCTACCTGGAGCTGATCGACAGCCTGAGCCGGTTCGGCGATCGCGCTGAGCCCAGGCCGCTCGAGGTATCGCTGAAGTTGTCCGCCTTGGGGCGTTCGCTGGATCGCGACGGCGAGAAGATCGCGCGCGACAACGCGTGGACGATCTGCGAGGCCGCCCAGCGGGCCGGGGTGTGGGTGACGGTGGACGCCGAGGACCACGCGACGACGGACTCGACGTTGGCGATCGTGCGCGAGCTGCGGGCCGACTTCGGTTGGCTGGGTGTGGTCTTGCAAGCCTACCTGCGGCGCACGCTCCACGACTGCGAGGAATTCGCCGCGGCCGGGGCGCGGATCCGGCTGTGCAAGGGCGCGTATGACGAACCCGCGTCGGTGGCCTACCGCGACCGCGGGGCTGTCACGGATTCGTACCTGCGATGCCTGCGGGTGCTGATGGCCGGCTCCGGGTATCCCATGGTGGCCTCGCACGACCCGGCCGTCATCGGCGCCGTGCCTGCCCTGGCGGCCGAATTCGACCGCGGCGCTGATAGTTTCGAGTACCAGATGCTGTATGGCATCCGCGATGACGAACAACGGCGGCTGGCCGCGTCGGGCAACCGGGTGCGCGTCTATGTCCCCTTCGGCACCCAGTGGTACGGCTACTTCATGCGGCGGCTGGCCGAGCGGCCCGCCAATCTCGCGTTCTTCCTGCGCGCGCTGACGCATTGA
- a CDS encoding cytochrome P450, giving the protein MHSPDFYAGDPYPAYRELRASSPVCWNDVTKFWALLKYDDVRFVSGNPAVFTSTKGITIPDPELPNPVQDGNLIFTDPPRHRRLRKLVNAGFTRRRVAVLEPTIREIVRGILDGLEPGAVHEFAEQIAAPLPTRMIAELIGAPPDDWEQFRAWSDAATGIADPEIELHPMVALGQLYAYFEKLIAARRIDARDDLLSVLAGSQIDGHRLTDSDLLNFAFLLLVAGNETTRNLIALGTLALIAHPDQSRLLVDDPALIPAAVEEMLRWNSPVVHMARTATTDVEIRGQQIAEGDVVVMLYGSANRDEDVFGPDADEFRVTRHPNPHIAFGCGEHSCVGAQLARLEASVLLDELLRRFPRLELAGEVERMRATMVPGVKRMPVRLGTEKK; this is encoded by the coding sequence CTGCACTCGCCGGACTTCTACGCCGGCGATCCCTACCCGGCCTATCGGGAACTGCGCGCCTCGTCGCCGGTGTGCTGGAATGACGTCACGAAGTTCTGGGCGCTGCTCAAATACGACGACGTCCGCTTCGTGTCGGGCAATCCGGCCGTCTTCACCTCCACCAAGGGCATCACCATCCCGGACCCGGAGCTGCCCAACCCGGTGCAGGACGGCAACCTGATCTTCACCGACCCGCCGCGCCACCGCCGGCTGCGCAAGCTGGTCAATGCGGGGTTCACCCGTCGCCGGGTGGCCGTCCTGGAACCCACGATCCGCGAGATCGTGCGGGGCATCCTCGACGGGCTGGAACCGGGCGCGGTCCACGAGTTCGCCGAACAGATCGCGGCGCCGCTGCCCACCCGGATGATCGCCGAGCTGATCGGCGCCCCGCCCGACGACTGGGAGCAGTTTCGGGCGTGGTCGGACGCGGCCACCGGAATTGCCGATCCCGAGATCGAGCTCCATCCGATGGTGGCGCTCGGCCAGCTCTATGCCTACTTCGAGAAGCTGATCGCCGCACGGCGCATCGATGCCCGCGACGACCTGTTGTCGGTGCTGGCCGGCTCGCAGATCGACGGGCATCGGCTCACCGACTCCGACCTGCTCAACTTCGCGTTTCTGCTCCTGGTGGCCGGCAACGAGACCACCCGCAACCTCATCGCGCTCGGCACCCTCGCGCTCATCGCGCACCCGGACCAGAGCCGCCTGCTGGTCGACGACCCAGCGCTTATCCCCGCCGCCGTCGAGGAGATGCTGCGCTGGAACAGCCCCGTGGTCCACATGGCGCGCACCGCGACGACCGACGTCGAGATACGCGGTCAGCAGATCGCCGAGGGCGACGTGGTGGTCATGCTGTACGGATCGGCCAACCGGGACGAGGACGTCTTCGGGCCCGACGCCGACGAGTTCCGGGTGACGCGGCACCCCAACCCGCACATCGCGTTCGGCTGCGGTGAACATTCTTGTGTTGGAGCGCAATTGGCGCGTCTGGAGGCGTCGGTCCTGCTCGACGAGCTGCTGCGCCGCTTCCCGCGCCTCGAGCTGGCCGGGGAGGTCGAGCGGATGCGGGCCACCATGGTGCCCGGAGTCAAACGCATGCCGGTGCGGCTGGGCACCGAAAAGAAGTGA
- a CDS encoding FAS1-like dehydratase domain-containing protein, whose translation MTDSDSEFRAKLRALVGQSTGGAGRPSVAPDPVNQPMIRHWAHALDDMNPVYLDPEFAAASRFGGIVSPPVMLQTWTMPAPKLEGIRERGGAPVEVEDNPTAFLDEAGFSSTVATNSEFEIERYPRLGDVISATSVFEDVSDEKKTAKGTGYFLTWLITYTDQNGEVLGRQRFRVLRFRPGH comes from the coding sequence GTGACCGATTCAGACTCCGAGTTCCGCGCCAAGTTGCGCGCGCTGGTCGGGCAGTCGACCGGCGGCGCCGGAAGGCCTTCCGTCGCACCGGATCCGGTGAATCAGCCGATGATCCGGCACTGGGCGCACGCACTGGACGACATGAACCCGGTGTATCTGGACCCGGAGTTCGCGGCGGCGTCGAGGTTCGGCGGGATCGTGTCGCCCCCGGTGATGCTGCAGACGTGGACCATGCCGGCACCGAAGCTGGAGGGCATCCGGGAACGGGGCGGCGCACCGGTCGAGGTCGAGGACAACCCCACGGCGTTCCTCGACGAGGCCGGGTTCAGCAGCACGGTGGCGACCAACTCGGAATTCGAGATCGAGCGCTATCCCCGGCTGGGTGACGTCATCAGCGCCACATCAGTGTTCGAGGATGTCTCCGACGAGAAGAAGACGGCGAAGGGTACCGGCTACTTCCTGACCTGGTTGATCACCTATACCGACCAGAACGGCGAGGTGCTGGGGCGCCAGCGGTTCCGGGTGCTGCGATTCCGGCCGGGGCACTGA